AGCCATGTCGTCGCCCAGATTCTCTCGGCCCTCGCAATTGCCATAGAACACGGACTGCATATACCCATTGTTTATAATAGCGGCGGATACGACACCCTATCGACGCTCCGATTGTTCGAAGGCATCGTTGATATTTACATGCCCGACTTTAAATTCTGGAATCCTGAATCGGCCAGGACTTATATGAATGCGGAGGATTATCCCAGCGTGGCCCGCGAGGCGATCCTCGAGATGTACCGGCAAGTCGGGGATCTTGTTGTCGATGACAACGGCATTGCAAAGAGAGGAATTCTTCTGCGGCACCTCGTCATGCATGGGTGCATCGAGGACACCCGTGAGATTTTCCATTTCCTTGCCACACAGATCAGCCCGGAAATTTATGTCAATATCATGGATCAGTATCACCCTGCCGGCAAAGCTTCACAATACAAAGAGATCAACCGGGGATTGACCGAAGCGGAATTCCAGGAGGCCGTATGGGCCGCGCAAGAAGAGGGCCTTGTCCGCTTTGACCCCGGGGCAAAAATTTCCCAGGAGATCGGCCCGTCGGGGAAGAAGTCTCCCAAAGATGAGCGTTGGAAAACCACCGATTTAGACGCTACCGATTGTAAATCCTCTTAATGAGTCCCCAGGTCGATTGCTTCGTGGGTGTGGGCTGCTGTTCCAGATAGACCTCGCCGTCAATCTGGTTTGTATACCCCTCAGGCGTATAGGGAGGATGGCCGAGCCCCAGCGCCGAGATTGTCCAACCTTCGCGCATGTTGGGGGGGATATTTCCAATATAATCGCCATCATTCAAATTAAGGGTGCCCGTCAGGTTTCCGTCCCCACTCACCGTCTCGATAATGATGGTCAGGCTCTCAAAACTCCCACCCAGCATGAAGGTGCCATCGATAAATGTCGAAGGCGATGTGGGGTTCGGCGGATAGGTTCCGTAATCAGCCGGCGTGCCGCCGACAAACGGATCCTCATAAAAGTTCAATGTGCCGTCGCCGTTCATATATTCATAGAAAGCATAGGTACCCACCATGTATGTCGAGGTTAGGACACCGCTGTGAATATGCATGGTATATTCATTATTGTCTTCATCAAGAACAAAGAAATCCTCATTCATCGACACCAGCGGTCCAACCGCCGCATAGAACTGGCCGTCTTCGGTGTAGTTATTCGGCAGCGGCCATGTGAAATCGTAACCGTGGTAATCGGCCAGCCAAACAGATCCCATAACAGGCGCGCTCAGTGTTGCAACCAGGATGAGGATAGTGATGGAGCTAACTCGCATGATGTGCCTCCGTTTTCCGACGACTGTGATAAATCTGAACCATCTCAATACGGATACCGACAAGGCCAAGGACTCTTTCAAATGGGTCCCATGAGACTCATTAGTTAGATAATGTTACAGCAAATTTCAGGCGCGGGCAACAAAAATCGCGATGGAATGGGGCCATTGGAATCTATCGTGTTGTGTTTTTTAAAGTTAGATCTAATGACTCATTTCACCCATATGAGGGGAATCGCGGTCCGTGGCCGGCTGGAAAATAGAAAATGCGAAAACCCGGCTTTGTCTATCCCTTCTGCGCCAAAAAGAACCGGTCACGCCCGGCAAGATCTTTAACAATACGGATATGGTGATAAATCTCTTGCGCCTTGGCAGCCGTCTGAATCGCCGGCGCCTGCTCCGAAGAGAATTCCAGCGCCAGTAATCCGCCGGGTCTTAAGCAGCGGTGAGCTTCTGCGATCAATCGCATGAGATAATCTGTGCCCTGCTCCCCGCCGTCAAGGGCGAGAGTGGGTTCGTGCTCGCGGATCTCCCGGGGCAATTGCCCCATGTCCGGCGCCGGGATATAAGGCGGATTGGATATGACGGCATCGAATCCCTCTCCGGGAATCGATTCATCGATCGCACGGAATAGATCCGATTTTAAAAGGCGGATTCGGCAGCACAAATCATGTGTTTTCACATTTTCCCGCGCATAGGCCAGGGCCTCGGTGGAGATATCGATCGCCATGGCCTGAACATTCCTGTTGCGCATCGCCAGAGCGATTGGAATCGCCCCGGATCCGGTGCCCACATCCAACACCCGTACCGGCGGGGAAGATAATCTTCCCGACGCATCGTTCAGCGGCGGCGCGGGCGCCCCTCCCGGTTCAGCGCCTGCCAACCCAAGCTCTTCTTCCACCACCTCCACCAGCCGCTCCGTCTCGCTCCGGGGAATCAGGACGCCCGGACCGACGCGGAGGATATATCCCATGAAGTCGGCGGTGCCGAGCACATAGGCCAGCGGCTCACCGAACAGCCGCCGGTCCAGCAACGTTTCCAATTGACGTTCTTCATCAGAAGTGATGTCGCGCTCGGAGCCTGTCAGAAGGGAGA
This window of the Candidatus Eisenbacteria bacterium genome carries:
- the prmC gene encoding peptide chain release factor N(5)-glutamine methyltransferase, with the protein product MSGSTFQERLHMMEVSLRRIGAGNPRLEAELLFAHALRCTRISLLTGSERDITSDEERQLETLLDRRLFGEPLAYVLGTADFMGYILRVGPGVLIPRSETERLVEVVEEELGLAGAEPGGAPAPPLNDASGRLSSPPVRVLDVGTGSGAIPIALAMRNRNVQAMAIDISTEALAYARENVKTHDLCCRIRLLKSDLFRAIDESIPGEGFDAVISNPPYIPAPDMGQLPREIREHEPTLALDGGEQGTDYLMRLIAEAHRCLRPGGLLALEFSSEQAPAIQTAAKAQEIYHHIRIVKDLAGRDRFFLAQKG
- a CDS encoding radical SAM protein, whose protein sequence is MTTSRADSVSMAPVSGFRIRPVLGRIVRNIPDFPFLELPFREDYNTCHRVRRLKCEDEMPPIRSEKDPAQIRNQAKTAWKRMKSCDLCPRNCGINRLQNEIGECGIGAKAVIISALPHYGEEAPLVGENGSGTIFFTGCNLHCVFCQNYEISHSPVGREMSGDQLAGVMLNLQKAGCHNINLVSPSHVVAQILSALAIAIEHGLHIPIVYNSGGYDTLSTLRLFEGIVDIYMPDFKFWNPESARTYMNAEDYPSVAREAILEMYRQVGDLVVDDNGIAKRGILLRHLVMHGCIEDTREIFHFLATQISPEIYVNIMDQYHPAGKASQYKEINRGLTEAEFQEAVWAAQEEGLVRFDPGAKISQEIGPSGKKSPKDERWKTTDLDATDCKSS